The Desulfuromonas sp. TF nucleotide sequence GTTCGGACGAGCTTCTCAACAACCTCATCCGGGCCTTTGCCGGTGAAGGGGACGAGATCGCCTACGTCCACCCCTCCTACTCCTACTACGCCACGCTGGCCGAAGTCCAGGGGGCCCGGGTTCGCACCTTCGGCCTGATCCCCGGACGCTGGGAGCTCGACGGCTTCCCCGGGCGTTACGCCGGCAAGCTGCTCTTCCTGACCAATCCCAATGCTCCGTTGGGCTTCACCTTTCCGCTCTCCTTTATCGAGGAACTCGCCGGACGGGTCGACGGGATGCTGGTGGTGGACGAGGCCTACGCCGATTTCGCCGACGAGAACGCCCTGGAGCTGGTGAGGAAGTACGACAACGTGGTCGTCACCCGCACCTTTTCCAAGAGCTATTCCCTGGCCGGGATGCGCCTCGGCCTGGCCGTCGCCCGCCCCGAGGTGATCGCCGCCCTGGACAAGATCCGCGACCACTACAACCTCGACCGGCTGGCCCAGGCGGCGGCCGTCGCCGCCCTGGCCGACCAGAATTACTTCCGAGAGTGCGTGCGCAGGATCCGCGAGACTCGGGACTGGTTCAGCACCGAGCTGCGGGTCATCGGCTACGGGGTGATCCCCTCAAGCGGAAACTACGTCTTCGCCTCGCCCCCCGACCGCAACGGCCGGCGGGTGTACGATGCGCTCTACGAGCGCCGCATCCTGGTGCGCCACTTCTCCGATCCGGTCCTGGAGCACGGAATGCGCATCACCATCGGCACACGGGAGGAGATGGAGAAGACGTTGGAAGCGCTCAAGGAAATCGGGTGAAAACATGATTAGTGATCAGTAATCGGTGATCGGCAAAATCTAAACAGTTCTTCGCCTTTCACTGATCACCAGTCACTGATTACTGATCACGGATTTTTTCATGTTCTCTTTCACTCCTATCGACATCTCTCGGAAACTCCTCGCCTGGTACGGCCGGGCCGGGCGCGACCTTCCCTGGCGCCGCACCCGCGATCCCTACCGCATCTGGCTCTCCGAAGTCATGCTCCAGCAGACGGGGGTGGAGACGGTCATCCCCTACTACGAGCGATTTCTCGAAGCCTTTCCGACGGTGCGGGCGCTGGCTGCGGCAACCGCGGAAGAGGTGGTCGAGCGCTGGGCGGGGCTCGGCTACTACTCCCGGGCCCGCAACCTCCATGCCGCGGCGCAGCGGGTGGTAAACTTTAATGCTGGACATTTCCCCGATACGCTGGAGGGACTGATGGAGCTTCCCGGAGTGGGGCGCTCCACCGCCGGAGCGATCCTCTCCATCGCCTTCGACCGCCCCGGCCCGATCCTCGACGGCAATGTCCGCCGGGTCCTCTGCCGCCTCCATGCCCTGAAGGAGGACCCCCGCAGCGGCTCAGGCGAGAAGAAGCTCTGGGCCTGGGCGGCGGAGCTGACACCTATAGACCGCCCTCACGACTACGCCCAGGCGATCATGGACCTGGGGGCGACCGTCTGCACCCCCCGCTCTCCCGAATGCGGCGACTGCCCTTTGCAAACGTGCTGCCGGGCCCGCTCCTTAGGCCTGGAGGAGGAGCTGCCGCTACGGAGCGGCGGAAAGAAGGCGCCGACCCGGGTCCAGGTGGCCCTGCTGCTGTTCTCGCAAGGCCGCTGCATGGTGCGGCGGCGACCTCTCTCCGGAATGCTCGGAGGGCTGTGGGAGTTCCCCTCCGCTGCCGTGTCCGAGGGCGAGACCCCCGGGATGGCCGCCTCCCGCCTCCTGAAGAACCTGGGACTGGCCTCGGAGCCGCGCCCGGCGGGAGAAATAGCCCATATTTACAGTCATTTTCGTCTCGATCTGCGCCTCTATCGGGCCGAAGCGGAGCAGATGTTCAAAGTCGCGGAAG carries:
- the hisC gene encoding histidinol-phosphate transaminase, with the translated sequence MISLRKNIAEMAGYVPGFQPKDEAAWIKLNTNENPYPPSPKVAEAILAEVGGDGANLRKYPDAGSRAGREEAGRLYGFDPSWIIMANGSDELLNNLIRAFAGEGDEIAYVHPSYSYYATLAEVQGARVRTFGLIPGRWELDGFPGRYAGKLLFLTNPNAPLGFTFPLSFIEELAGRVDGMLVVDEAYADFADENALELVRKYDNVVVTRTFSKSYSLAGMRLGLAVARPEVIAALDKIRDHYNLDRLAQAAAVAALADQNYFRECVRRIRETRDWFSTELRVIGYGVIPSSGNYVFASPPDRNGRRVYDALYERRILVRHFSDPVLEHGMRITIGTREEMEKTLEALKEIG
- the mutY gene encoding A/G-specific adenine glycosylase, whose protein sequence is MFSFTPIDISRKLLAWYGRAGRDLPWRRTRDPYRIWLSEVMLQQTGVETVIPYYERFLEAFPTVRALAAATAEEVVERWAGLGYYSRARNLHAAAQRVVNFNAGHFPDTLEGLMELPGVGRSTAGAILSIAFDRPGPILDGNVRRVLCRLHALKEDPRSGSGEKKLWAWAAELTPIDRPHDYAQAIMDLGATVCTPRSPECGDCPLQTCCRARSLGLEEELPLRSGGKKAPTRVQVALLLFSQGRCMVRRRPLSGMLGGLWEFPSAAVSEGETPGMAASRLLKNLGLASEPRPAGEIAHIYSHFRLDLRLYRAEAEQMFKVAEGEESRWLLPAELVAWPLHGAHKKAVKHL